TTAGAAGTCATAGGTTAGAAGTTATAGTTTAGAAGTTATAGTTAAAAGCACTAGCTAAAAAATAAAAGCGGCGTAGAAATAAACCTCTACGCCGCTTTTTTTATTGTTAATTTTTCACGTGGCTACGCAAGAGCCGCCGTATAAACTTCAAAAGTACTATTGCCCCGCTGGCAGTTGCTCTAATCTCAAGCCTTTTGCAGTGCGATGAGGGAAGCCTTCCCAATAAGTATGTTCTGCCTTCGGCTTTCCATCTTCATCCATGGCCCACACGCCGTCATTTGATACTGGTACTAGGTCTAAATAAGCTTGCATTCCACTATCGTTTTTAAGGTATTTACCTAACCATGCGGTAACAAAGTGCTGTGCAATATTGTTCATGCGTGCGTTATTCCATACCGCGTCGATATAGTGTGAACTCACATCAAAACCTAGTGCTTCATCAAATACAAAAGACTCTTCAGGCGCTGGCATAACTGCACCTGCATTGTGGTTTGCGTTGTCGTAGGTTAGCAAGGTGCGACCTACGTTTTTTGCACCTTCCCAAATGGCTCGCACGCCTTTTTTATACCCTGACACATCATCTTGTGAACCTGCCACCAGCATCATAGGAATAGCCACACTGTCTAAATTAAACATACGGTAATTCATACCCCAAGGCGCAAAACCAATAATCGTTTTGACACGAGAGTCGACCTTGTCTCTAATACCAGTTTGATGGCGAGCCAAGGTACCAAAGGGCGCACTCAGCTTGCTATTTACCGCTTGTTCGGTAATGCCAGCACCCGCGTTAATTACCGCACCATATCCCCCCATAGAATAGCCAATAATACCTGTGTTACTGGCATCGGCTAATTGGTATAAGAATGAACCTTCCTCTTTTGCCATGGTTTCAATTTGCGATAGCACGAATAACTGATCGACAGAGCGATTCACTAACGTAGATGCAAAGGCCGCTTGTGTACGATAGGTAGAGTCGGTGTGGTCAATCGATACCACTACATAGCCTTTAGAAGCGATATTTTCCGCTAAATGCGC
The nucleotide sequence above comes from Alteromonas naphthalenivorans. Encoded proteins:
- a CDS encoding alpha/beta hydrolase family protein, with amino-acid sequence MGVSKSILFKGLCIVLCIGSATGSYAENRIDTQRSDAPALSAYGEYAIGVRKLEVVNPKQIDILALDATKAKPNPLPTYDRPLTLEVWYPAEQGSTGNTVLNAFIRDGKQQVELHGKAVRDAAPLETKKAFPLVLVSHGYPGNRFLLAHLAENIASKGYVVVSIDHTDSTYRTQAAFASTLVNRSVDQLFVLSQIETMAKEEGSFLYQLADASNTGIIGYSMGGYGAVINAGAGITEQAVNSKLSAPFGTLARHQTGIRDKVDSRVKTIIGFAPWGMNYRMFNLDSVAIPMMLVAGSQDDVSGYKKGVRAIWEGAKNVGRTLLTYDNANHNAGAVMPAPEESFVFDEALGFDVSSHYIDAVWNNARMNNIAQHFVTAWLGKYLKNDSGMQAYLDLVPVSNDGVWAMDEDGKPKAEHTYWEGFPHRTAKGLRLEQLPAGQ